A portion of the Diprion similis isolate iyDipSimi1 chromosome 4, iyDipSimi1.1, whole genome shotgun sequence genome contains these proteins:
- the LOC124406065 gene encoding vicilin-like seed storage protein At2g18540, translated as MADDSDIDSWYLRKDEIVQTSHKNLRSKFNDPGHNGIRLSNGYSTASHRSRAGEQKSSGSSTEVRFINPAIYAESLTPSNGFTESVETPCSTSTDEEATVVVEVRCGDSNGLADGFSTLSVNENSPSIGDGDAPSDQVDLGAADTYRCGSESDTSRTSTLTLTNNSKSVTRLVRRCVIDGSSKIYDEGDTAVDQEDVHRFSTNCRRVVQFSSSSLSSSAFSDSRTSGLDLARRIAHQEWVQKKQRAALQKSEAERKAELRRRQKEERAERERLERERNERDNFLKWQERKKKEEADRKQAVEQELELQRRLKAVEDRAAIAKIIHLQQWARKKEVAQKAQQKEQELKQKAIEEDRKKRLAESSQAFEKWRESAKSRPRPATQGLLPHQRAKPSYVNPKPWQQIVDVEESESQEDLLRKKSAVQGKQKGNIVRRSIASHH; from the exons ATGGCCGATGACAGTGACATTGACAGCTGGTATTTAAGAAAAGATGAAATCGTTCAGACGTCCCATAAAAACCTgcgttcgaaattcaacgaCCCTGGTCACAACGGGATTAGACTATCAAACGGTTACTCCACAGCCTCCCACCGGTCTCGAGCCGGGGAACAAAAATCGTCCGGATCTAGCACTGAAGTTCGTTTCATAAACCCAGCGATATACGCGGAGTCTCTCACACCCTCGAACGGCTTCACCGAAAGCGTCGAGACGCCCTGCAGCACAAGCACCGACGAGGAGGCAACCGTCGTCGTCGAGGTCCGTTGCGGCGACTCGAACGGTCTCGCAGACGGGTTCTCCACCCTATCCGTCAACGAAAACTCCCCCAGCATCGGCGACGGGGATGCCCCTAGTGATCAGGTTGATCTGGGTGCAGCGGACACGTACCGGTGCGGTTCTGAGTCAGACACATCGCGGACCTCCACGCTTACCCTGACGAACAATTCAAAGTCCGTTACTCGGCTCGTGAGGCGCTGCGTAATCGATGGGTCCTCAAAAATTTACGACGAAGGAGATACGGCTGTGGATCAGGAGGACGTTCACAG GTTCTCGACGAATTGTCGCAGAGTAGTGCAGTTCTCTTCTTCGTCGCTTTCGAGTTCTGCTTTCTCCGACTCCAGGACCAGCGGCCTTGATCTTGCTCGGAGAATCGCCCATCAGGAATGGGTCCAGAAGAAGCAGCGGGCTGCGCTCCAGAAGAGCGAAGCTGAGCGCAAGGCCGAACTCAGACGTCGGCAGAAAGAAGAACGGGCCGAGAGGGAACGACTTGAGCGCGAGCGGAACGAACgggacaattttttaaaatggcaGGAAcggaagaagaaggaagaagcgGATAGGAAACAGGCTGTCGAACAGGAACTCGAACTTCAAAGGCGGCTGAAGGCGGTCGAAGATCGAGCCGCCATCGCGAAGATAATACATCTTCAGCAGTGGgcgagaaaaaaggaagttgCGCAGAAAG CACAACAGAAGGAACAAGAGCTTAAACAAAAGGCCATTGAAGAAGATCGGAAAAAGAGACTGGCGGAAAGCTCTCAGGCTTTTGAAAAGTGGCGAGAAAGCGCAAAGAGCAGACCCAGACCTGCTACTCAAGGACTCCTAC CCCACCAGCGTGCTAAGCCATCGTACGTGAATCCGAAGCCCTGGCAGCAAATCGTCGACGTTGAAGAATCGGAATCACAGGAAGATTTGTTGCGTAAGAAATCCGCAGTGCAGGGCAAACAAAAGGGTAATATTGTTAGAAGaagcatcgcatcgcatcacTGA